In Syngnathoides biaculeatus isolate LvHL_M chromosome 8, ASM1980259v1, whole genome shotgun sequence, the genomic stretch TTGAAAACTGATCGATGTTTTGATTAGAATCTTTGTTCGGGGGATGCACCACAGAATATGGCCCTCCAAAACTGCCACTGTTTAAAGAGGATGAATGAGTTACTCAGCATCACTTTAGATTTATTGACAAGAACACTGTGAGCAGAGTCAGTGGTGAATTTGTAATACTAATAGGCTTAGGAATTACAATAACATATGTGATCAATAATTTGGAACTCCTTGGAGGTGATGCTGCGGGCTTGAAAATTGTGACAGGAGCAAAACAAGAGTTACCATTGGCGATCCCCCCACCCATCTTTCAAATTCCTCATCAATTGCTTGTTGAAGTGGACAACTAGCATCAGGCCAGTCCGGTTTTGAACTTTTGGGAAGTGAAACTTGTTTGGCAGCAGAATGGAGACTTCAAAAAATGTGGAGGGAGTGTTTGTGGAGGCGGCGGGGGGTTGTGGTGGGTAGCTGGACTATTTAAAAAACCAAGTCCACAACGTTTTCCAGACATTTCACCAGTGTACAAGTATTCTGGTGCTGAAGTCTCTCTGAACCCTGTCGGAATACGGCGCTGTGTGTGCTGCGCAAACATGGCACCTGTCCTCCAAACACTCGTGGTCATCGTTGCATCTGTCTTGCTGCAAAGTGCCTCCTCGGCTCATCTCAATGACACGTAAGTAGGGCCAATCGAGATGCTACTTCTCGACGTCATCATCACGGTGGGTGTATTCACATTACAAATCCAAGTTTTGGAATAATGTGCCTTTCTCGTGGACTGATCCCtattttggagtttttgtcattgtcattttttgccattttcattttggccccatagctcagtggttagagcattggtttggtaaaccaggggatgttagttcatatctcactgaggcctttactccccaagaggggttgcgtcaggaagggcatccagtgtaaatactgtgccaaacaaatatgagcattcatctgagatgttacgctgtggcgactcctaatgggacaagctgaaagaaacttactatttttGTATCTGCAGTTTACATTATAGTACTAATCAACCAAGTTCATAATGCAATGTGAGCTGCCAACATAATCAAATATCTTCTGTGtcgtttgttctttgtttatttgtttttttatttttaagacctGGCCACAAAACCTGATACCATTGTTCTTACAAATGAATTAAGATCATGAACGTTAACTAATAACACATTGTTAGTTTCAACTGTACGCAATCAACAAATGTCTGACATTTCCCACTTCAGTatttcataacattttgttgtttggaaAATATTCCAGTTATGTGACACTGAAGTTGTTTCCCAGCGTAATCTTTGTCTTTTCTCCATCTCGACAGCATCTTTGCGGTGACTGTGAGCTCCCGGGTGAGAGGAGGCGAGCAGGAAACCTTGTGCGCCCTCATCCACGGCCCCACGGAGCtcgtcacgctcacaatcacccTGGATGTGAAGTCTGGCAGCGCTGTCATCCTGGAGAAGAAGATCAGACAAGACTTTTACCAATGCATGAATTTTAAGGTCTGTCATCACCTCAATGATATTTATTCACTTCTACAACATTATATACCAAATTCTGGAGTCGGTACCATGAACGAAAAGTTAGCAGTATAGCTGGCTCCACCACAGCAAGTTGTTATGCAACCAAACAGGCCttgctcttgcttttttttttttcctcttttttttttttaaatgggaaatgACTGTCCGAGTGACCCCATTCTGTCTCTGATAATGACTTGTGGTTTCACATGGTTCCTCAGAATTTAACCCTGTGTCATACCTTATCTGGCATTTTTTGAACGGGACCTCAACAAAGGCATCTTTCTGTTGGCTCCATTTGCATTGTGAAATCCTAAAAACAAATGCTCAAGAGTAGAGAGTGATTTCATAGGTGACCCCGCCAAATGGTTTGCTTTTGCAACACAGGGCCTATTGCAATTACAATGGGATTCATCATATTTGTGCAAAGAACCCTGACATCTGTTTGTCTCTCCTCGCTTTTCTCAATTTACAATCTGTTTGTTTTCTGCTCTGTCTGACGTGTGTGATTCCTGGGCCCCATAGGTTCCAGCAGTGCGCAAAAATACTGTGGCAACCATAAATGTCACTATCAAAGGAGAGAGTGGCTCCATGAACAAGAAGACCAAAATCCTCATTGTGCCCCCCGCTTTTATCCACATTATCCAGAGTGATAAACCTGTCTACAAACCTGGACAGACCGGTAAGTATCACCACAATCAAAATATTGAGAGTTGAGAGCTGTTTTGGGTTAGAATACCTTGTCTATCTCTACACAGTATGACAATATATTTACAATCCTAAGTAATTCATTCAGAAGTGCCATTAAAGTCTCACTTTATTGGTTAATTACTATATGAATTAATAACTATAATTatcatttaattaattaattaaaattaattttatgtatatcttatgtattaatttttttattattttaatttttttctatatttatatGATTTATATACTGGTAGTTCACAACCTTTCTTTAATCTCCTTGTATGAGAACACACAGTAAGAGCTAcaagaataaacaaacacaatcaGTAACTATTAACAatcttcttcctcttgttcttttcctttcggcttgtcccgttaggggtcgccacagcgtgtcatctattgccatcttagcctatctcctgcacaacatccttcaacctacttcttggtcttcctcttgctcttttgcgtggcagcttcatcctcagcatccttctgccaatatacacactcactcgcctctggacatgtccaaaccaccgaagtctgctctctcgaaccttgtctccaaaacatcaaacattggctatccctctaacaAGCTAATTTTTAATCCTGTCAAACGTGCTCACTCCTAGagggaacctcaacatcttcatttctggcaccttcagttccgcttcctgttgtctcttcagtgccaccgtc encodes the following:
- the LOC133505005 gene encoding alpha-2-macroglobulin-P-like, whose translation is MAPVLQTLVVIVASVLLQSASSAHLNDTIFAVTVSSRVRGGEQETLCALIHGPTELVTLTITLDVKSGSAVILEKKIRQDFYQCMNFKVPAVRKNTVATINVTIKGESGSMNKKTKILIVPPAFIHIIQSDKPVYKPGQTVQFRIVSMDSGFIPVDRM